One segment of Salvia splendens isolate huo1 chromosome 20, SspV2, whole genome shotgun sequence DNA contains the following:
- the LOC121782530 gene encoding protein EARLY FLOWERING 3-like: MLSHNPSNNAAGLVSPSSQGDGNDRGMFFARQLHPMHPSDMQYSQYSELSTPLAQVEQRKKVDEDDYMVPVFIQPVPAKIDRYSNRIRQQKFSPSDPPHPSSKFQNAKGTGMFEHSGSKKGENSNESMACQKQTVLSVSHDPETRLRTDDSGQQELFADSRLYSDGQNSAAMGDNMAAAAKINSSDSEEASLLGEENIIHDLSDDMGFHGDESSRPPQKGGLERGDSVSESSILNTESALDITPDDIVGILGQKHFWKARRAIMNQQRVFAVQLFELHRLIKVQKMIASWPNLLVEDSGFVNKPTTPILGKKQPLDWNEKGNSDNPRHKKERSAENSLEKVPFSAAQNEVTPSSFRPSADSARSPPAITRNDPNNARTTLVNHAEGHQWLIPVMSPSEALVYKPYPAPGFPGQGCASGPNPVPGGFLPPAFGLPTAMPQYPFPSLHPYFPYGKPMMSPHSVAAMPTENNGNGLDRHPSEEIEEVQWSSSSSPSERQPSSSVEGANILPVPPTQSCPWVRTPRVIKVVPRNGVSASESAARIFRSIQEERMQHDSAQLFFL; the protein is encoded by the exons ATGCTGTCGCATAATCCGAGTAATAACGCTGCCGGTTTGGTATCTCCATCGAGCCAG GGTGATGGGAACGACAGGGGTATGTTTTTTGCTCGTCAACTACATCCTATGCACCCATCTGACATGCAATACAGCCAGTATTCCGAATTAAGCACTCCACTGGCACAAGTTGAGCAACGAAAGAAAGTGGATGAAGATGACTATATGGTTCCTGTTTTCATCCAGCCTGTACCTGCAAAAATCGATAGATATAGCAACCGAATACGCCAGCAGAAGTTTTCACCCTCCGATCCTCCTCATCCTTCGTCGAAGTTCCAAAATGCCAAAGGAACAGGCATGTTTGAGCACAGTGGAAGCAAGAAGGGAGAAAATTCAAATGAGTCTATGGCTTGCCAGAAGCAAACCGTTTTGTCTGTTAGTCATGATCCAGAAACTAGATTAAGGACTGATGATAGTGGACAGCAAGAGCTCTTTGCTGATTCACGACTTTACAGTGATGGTCAGAATAGTGCTGCTATGGGGGATAACATGGCAGCTGCAGCGAAAATAAATTCATCTGATTCAGAGGAAGCTTCACTATTGGGAGAGGAGAATATCATCCATGATCTTAGTGATGACATGGGATTTCATGGAGATGAGTCTAGTAGGCCTCCGCAAAAAGGGGGCTTGGAGAGGGGCGACAGTGTTTCTGAATCATCCATTTTGAATACTGAATCTGCGCTGGATATAACACCAGACGATATTGTAGGTATATTAGGCCAGAAACATTTCTGGAAAGCAAGAAGAGCTATCATGAA TCAGCAAAGAGTTTTTGCAGTTCAATTATTTGAGTTGCATAGATTGATAAAG GTTCAGAAAATGATTGCTTCATGGCCAAATCTTTTGGTCGAGGACTCGGGGTTTGTCAACAAGCCTACAACACCAATACTCGGGAAGAAACAGCCTCTGGATTGGAATGAAAAAGGCAACTCAGATAATCCACGTCACAAGAAAGAACGCTCTGCTGAAAACAGTCTTGAGAAAGTGCCCTTTTCTGCAGCTCAAAACGAGGTTACACCTTCAAGCTTCAGGCCGTCTGCAGACAGTGCTCGATCACCGCCTGCCATCACAAGGAACGACCCTAACAATGCCCGAACCACTCTTGTCAATCATGCAGAAGGGCACCAGTGGTTGATTCCTGTGATGTCTCCTTCAGAAGCACTGGTGTACAAGCCGTATCCAGCACCCGGATTTCCTGGCCAAGGTTGTGCCTCGGGGCCAAATCCAGTGCCAGGTGGCTTCCTGCCTCCGGCATTTGGACTCCCTACTGCAATGCCCCAATATCCTTTTCCTTCGTTGCATCCGTACTTCCCTTATGGCAAGCCGATGATGAGTCCCCACTCCGTCGCTGCCATGCCTACTGAGAATAACGGGAATGGGCTGGACCGGCATCCATCTGAGGAGATCGAAGAAGTGCAATGGAGCAGTTCTAGCAGCCCAAGTGAGAGACAGCCTAGTAGCAGTGTGGAGGGAGCAAACATTCTCCCAGTCCCCCCTACGCAGTCTTGTCCTTGGGTTCGCACCCCTCGGGTGATCAAGGTTGTGCCGCGCAATGGTGTATCGGCGTCTGAATCTGCTGCAAGAATTTTCCGGTCCATTCAAGAAGAAAGAATGCAGCATGATTCAGCGCAACTCTTTTTCCTTTAA
- the LOC121780558 gene encoding zinc finger CCCH domain-containing protein 20-like encodes MQYIIDLGMHFHGDHDSATSQTELHYSSKLSEMMMMMIPRSNPTVQIPSWDPYLDDPNPTPHIHSPPIHGDVTQYDVALAALQRYLPSNKEDRSAAADDDEDFDFPVDAYSCDEFRMFDFKVKRCARARSHDWTECPFAHPGEKARRRDPRRHHYSGTACPDFRRGACRKGDACEHAHGVFECWLHPARYRTQPCKDGTHCRRRVCFFAHTPEQLRILPYNTASGDESAANGVSPRSPSQYSPPSSPIAASPPASPLSQLAESMRGMQINKMKLGPGMGMGVNLGMGLSMSPPSWGGGYGSPCSPVKIRHGFRSLPATPARAVARSGVNAFDLWESLCEEEPAMERVESGQALRERIYSKLGKENSLDRVGQGESTGSVPDLGWVSELVK; translated from the coding sequence ATGCAGTATATAATAGACCTTGGCATGCATTTCCATGGCGATCATGACAGCGCCACTTCACAGACTGAGCTACACTATTCCTCAAAACTCAGcgaaatgatgatgatgatgattccgCGCTCAAATCCGACCGTTCAGATCCCTAGCTGGGATCCCTATCTCGACGATCCCAATCCGACGCCTCACATTCACTCTCCACCCATCCACGGCGATGTTACTCAATACGACGTCGCCCTAGCTGCGCTGCAGCGCTACCTCCCTTCGAATAAGGAGGATCGCTCCGCCGCGGCGGACGACGACGAGGATTTCGATTTTCCGGTGGACGCCTACTCGTGCGACGAGTTCCGGATGTTCGATTTCAAGGTGAAGCGGTGCGCGCGCGCGCGGTCGCACGACTGGACGGAGTGCCCGTTCGCTCACCCCGGGGAGAAGGCGCGGCGCCGGGATCCGCGGCGGCACCACTACTCCGGCACCGCGTGCCCTGACTTCCGCAGGGGCGCGTGCCGGAAGGGGGACGCGTGCGAGCACGCGCACGGCGTGTTCGAGTGCTGGCTCCACCCCGCGCGCTACCGGACGCAGCCGTGCAAGGACGGCACGCACTGCCGCCGCCGCGTCTGCTTCTTCGCCCACACGCCTGAGCAGCTGCGGATCCTTCCGTACAACACCGCCTCCGGCGACGAATCGGCGGCGAACGGAGTCTCTCCTAGGTCGCCGTCGCAGTACTCACCGCCGTCGTCTCCTATAGCTGCATCGCCGCCGGCGTCTCCGTTGAGCCAACTCGCGGAATCGATGCGAGGTATGCAGATAAATAAGATGAAATTAGGGCCTGGAATGGGAATGGGGGTGAATTTGGGGATGGGATTGAGCATGAGCCCGCCGTCTTGGGGGGGCGGGTACGGGTCGCCGTGCAGCCCGGTGAAGATCCGACACGGATTCAGGAGTCTTCCCGCGACTCCGGCACGGGCCGTAGCCCGCTCCGGGGTCAACGCGTTTGATCTGTGGGAGAGTTTGTGTGAGGAGGAGCCGGCGATGGAGCGGGTCGAGTCGGGTCAGGCGCTCCGTGAGAGGATCTATTCGAAGCTCGGGAAAGAGAACTCGTTGGATCGGGTCGGGCAGGGCGAGTCCACGGGTTCTGTGCCAGATCTCGGTTGGGTTTCGGAGCTTGTTAAGTGA